The Longimicrobium sp. DNA window TGATGTGTGGCGGATCCCTCAGTCGCTGCTGTCCGCGGTGTTCGGGCAGGTGCACCGTCGCCGCTTCTTCGGGATGACAGACGATGGCGTCGCCCGCGGTGTGGAGGCTTTCCGCGGTGGTTGCGGCGGATTCATCCGCTCCCGCGTGGCAGCAGGCTACGACGCGGGGCCGGAGAGAGGCACGTCGGCGCGCAGTTCCCAGCGGCAGTTGGCGCAGTGCACCAGGTGGGGGCGCTTCATTCGCCCCGTCTCACGGAAGTCCTGGTCGGTGCCGCACTTGGGGCAGGAGCCGTGGAGCGAGACGAGCGTGCGGTGCTCGCGAAAGCGGCTCATCGCCCGCATGCCGCCTACCACGAGCACCACCAGCACCCACGGAAGATGCGGCGGAATGAAGAACACGATCGGCGCCAGGAGCCAGAGCCCAAGCTGCATCAGCGCCGAGCTGCGGCGCCACCTCGCGCTCCGCTCGATCACACGGGCGCGTGCCTCCGTCCACTCGCCGCTCGCAAAAACCAGCCGAGCCGTTACCTCCGGCACGGCCGGGCTATCGTGCGACATTTGCCGTCACTGCGTCTGGGCCTGCACCACCGCGGCGGTGCCGACGCCGGCCAGGTCCCACGCGATGTCGCGCACGGACGCGGTGTGCCCCTCGGCGTTTCGATCGCTCCATTCCTTCCACAGCCCCACGCCGACGCCGGTCCCGGCGCCTACCAGCAGGCTGGCGTCGTTGTCCAGTCCAGCCGCGCGGGCGCCGCTGGACGCCAGGCTCGTCACGATGAACGAGGTGACGAAGTGCTTCACCTTGTCTTCGCCGAACCAGCGGTCCTCCGGCTGGGCGCGCGCCGCCGGGCCGCCGCCGAGAGACAGGCAGAGCATCAACAGGCAGGTTTCCATGCGTGTCTCCTGGTCGTTTTTGTCAGCGCCTGGACGCCACGTGCGCGGCGATCAGCGGGCCGTGCAGCTTTCCGTTCTCGATGAAGATCTTGTTCGCGTCGTGGCCGGAGACGACGACGCCCGCCACGTACATCCCCGGCACGTTGGTCTCCATCGTCGCGGGATCGTGCCGCGGGATGCCGGTCACCTCGTGCACCTCGATGCCGAACGCACGCAGCACGCCGGGATCGGGCTCGAAGCCCGTCATCGCCAGCACCCAGTCGTTCTTCATCGTCCGCAGCTCGCCCGTCTCCAGGTTCTCGACCACCACCTCGTGCGGGCGGATCTCGGCCAGGCGGTGGCGCCAGAGCGCGGGGATGGCGCCCTCGGCGATGCGGTTCTCGATGTCGGGCCGCACCCAGGGCTTCACGCCTCGGTCCAGCTTGTCGAAGATGTGCACCAGCGTGGTGCGCGACCCTTCGCGCCACGTCAGGAGCGCCGCGTCGGCCGACGAGTTGCCCCCGCCGATGACGATCACGTCCTGGTTCCAGAACGAGTACGGGTCCTTGAAGTAGTAGAGCACCTTCGGCAGATCGGCGCCGGGCACGTCCAGGCGGCGCGGGCTGTCGTAGTAGCCCGTGGCCACGACCACGTTGCGCGCCCGGTGCGTCCGCGGCTCGCCACGCGCGATCGTCCGCAGCACGAAGGCGTCGCCGTCCCGCTCCGCCGTGGCCACCTCCTCGAACTGGCGCACGTCCAGCCGGTAGTATTCCGCCACCTTGCGGTAATATCGCAGCGCCTCGCGGCGCGTGGGCTTGTCGCCCGAGGTGGTGAACGGCAGGTCGGCGATCTCCAGCTTTTCGGGGCCGCTGAAGTAGGTGACGTACGTGGGATGGTCCATCATGGCCTGCGTGATGGCGCCCCGGTCGAACAGCACGCACGAAAGCCCCGCCTGCGCCGCCGCCACGCCCACCGCGATCCCGCACGGCCCCGAGCCGATGACGGCGATGTCGGCCGTCTCCGGAATATCCGTCATCTCTGCTCTTGTATCCTTCAGGTGCGATTCGGTCCTCGCCCGGGCGGTTCCGCAGGGTCCGCGCCGAACTGCATGGGTCACGCGGAGGCGCGGAGGTCGCGGAGAACTGCAAGAGGGCGCCTCCGCTGTTCCTCCGCGTTCTCCGCGCCTCCGCGTGAGATCGTAGTTCTCAAGTTTTGCCGATGCGA harbors:
- a CDS encoding DUF2279 domain-containing protein — encoded protein: METCLLMLCLSLGGGPAARAQPEDRWFGEDKVKHFVTSFIVTSLASSGARAAGLDNDASLLVGAGTGVGVGLWKEWSDRNAEGHTASVRDIAWDLAGVGTAAVVQAQTQ
- a CDS encoding YpdA family putative bacillithiol disulfide reductase gives rise to the protein MTDIPETADIAVIGSGPCGIAVGVAAAQAGLSCVLFDRGAITQAMMDHPTYVTYFSGPEKLEIADLPFTTSGDKPTRREALRYYRKVAEYYRLDVRQFEEVATAERDGDAFVLRTIARGEPRTHRARNVVVATGYYDSPRRLDVPGADLPKVLYYFKDPYSFWNQDVIVIGGGNSSADAALLTWREGSRTTLVHIFDKLDRGVKPWVRPDIENRIAEGAIPALWRHRLAEIRPHEVVVENLETGELRTMKNDWVLAMTGFEPDPGVLRAFGIEVHEVTGIPRHDPATMETNVPGMYVAGVVVSGHDANKIFIENGKLHGPLIAAHVASRR